A portion of the Hylaeus volcanicus isolate JK05 unplaced genomic scaffold, UHH_iyHylVolc1.0_haploid 12237, whole genome shotgun sequence genome contains these proteins:
- the LOC128884241 gene encoding uncharacterized protein LOC128884241, which translates to MESLADPKEDRVVKEVKPPPAKPLSDELLFPNNNRVPDWKTLKKHFEKEGRLSTQHCLELIRAVSKITSNESNLLFLASPITIVGDIHGQYYDLIKLLEVGGDPEVVQYVFLGDYVDRGSFSIEVILLLYTLKLCRPHDVWLLRGNHECRQMTVFFNFREECIYKYDLSVYYAFMESFDTLPLAAVIDNKLLCVHGGLSPDLHHLNQINAINRFREPPRAGIFCDLLWSDPIDQDKIPVGSVSNDPFIPNDVRGCSFFFGYEAALEFLQKNHLLSIVRAHEAQLEGFKLHKANAGSGFPTVITIFSAPNYCDCYNNKGAVLKFQNNTLNIQQFNFSPHPYHLPNFMNVFTWSIPFVSEKVVELLYTLLTPSTKDTDHIDDEDDDSIDDTELPDSIKEFLQSFESKHILKSRDLDNDTAAGLLPSQRVAPLTSGMSLHRTNTLKKKVQSVARLLRLFRTLRQQNELIVQLKKVTPGHRIHPKSLLEDEKDAEEVNPDLTRNRFTNDKKVDKANERGPK; encoded by the exons ATGGAATCATTGGCAGATCCTAAAGAAGACAGAGTTGTTAAAGAGGTTAAACCTCCTCCAGccaaa CCCTTGTCAGATGAGTTGCTTTTTCCAAATAACAATCGTGTACCAGACtggaaaactttaaaaaaacattttgaaaaggaAGGTCGTTTATCTACTCAGCATTGTTTAGAATTGATTCGTGCAGTGTCCAAAATAACTTCGAAtgaatcaaatttattatttctagcTTCACCTATAACAA TTGTTGGTGATATTCATGGTCAATATTATGacttgattaaattattagaagTCGGAGGTGACCCCGAAGTTGTTCA ATATGTATTTCTTGGAGATTATGTAGACCGAGGTTCTTTTTCTATTGAggttattcttttattatatacattgaaG TTATGTCGCCCTCATGATGTTTGGCTATTACGAGGGAATCATGAGTGTCGTCAAATGactgtatttttcaattttcgagaagaat GCATTTACAAGTATGATTTATCTGTTTATTATGCTTTCATGGAGTCTTTTGATACACTACCACTTGCTGCGGTCATTGACAATAAGTTACTGTGTGTTCATGGAGGCCTCTCACCAGATTTGCATCAT TTAAATCAGATTAACGCCATTAATCGATTTAGAGAACCACCACGCGCAGGTATTTTTTGTGATTTACTTTGGTCGGATCCAATAGATCAAGATAAAATTCCTGTTGGATCAGTTTcaa ATGATCCTTTTATTCCTAATGACGTAAGGGGttgtagtttcttttttgGATACGAAGCTGCACTCGAATTTCTgcaaaaaaatcatttattgtCGATTGTACGAGCTCATGAGGCCCAGTTAGAAGGGTTTAAATTGCATAAAGCTAACGCAGGAAGCGGATTTCCAACTGTCATAACTATTTTCTCAGCTCCAAATTATTGTGATTGTTACAACAATAAGGGCGCTGTTCTTAAATTTCAA aataatactttaaatatacaacaattcaatttctcgCCTCATCCATATCATCTCCCCAATTTTATGAATGTCTTCACGTGGTCCATTCCATTTGTTTCCGAAAAAG TTGTTGAATTACTTTACACCCTGCTTACACCGTCAACAAAAGATACAGATCATATTGACGATGAAGATGATGATTCTATTGATGACACTGAACTTCCTGACTCGATTAAAGAATTTCTACAAAGCTTTGAGTCGAAACATATTCTCAAGTCTAGAGATTTAGACAATGACACTGCAGCGGGATTATTACCCTCTCAACGCGTTGCACCTTTAACGTCTGGGATGAGCCTGCATC GTACgaacacattaaaaaaaaaggttcaGTCGGTTGCTAGATTATTGCGATTGTTTCGTACCTTACGACAACAAAATGAGCTTATTGTACAACTTAAAAAAGTGACACCAGGACATCGTATTCATCCAAAATCTCTTCTTGAAGACGAGAAGGATGCAGAGGaag TCAATCCTGATTTAACACGAAATCGATTCACGAATGATAAGAAAGTCGACAAGGCAAATGAACGTGGTCCAAAGTaa